In the Chitinophagales bacterium genome, one interval contains:
- a CDS encoding DUF1579 domain-containing protein: MKASVTLLAVFISTLIVQQSKAQNADMDAQMKAWSAYMTPGSEHKKMAAGAGDWRASTLMWMDPAQPPMTLDAKVNSEMILGDRYMVSHYYGEMSGMPFEGISTMGFDNASKKYVSSWIDNMSTGIMYMDGIWRDDINGIEFKGNGIDPATGKSIPMRQVFIFKDEKTQVMQMYEVRKGKEMKTMEMTLTKM, encoded by the coding sequence ATGAAAGCATCAGTAACCCTTTTGGCAGTTTTCATTTCAACACTGATAGTTCAGCAAAGCAAAGCGCAAAACGCCGACATGGATGCACAAATGAAAGCCTGGTCAGCGTACATGACACCCGGCTCCGAACATAAAAAAATGGCAGCAGGCGCCGGTGACTGGAGAGCCAGCACACTCATGTGGATGGATCCTGCACAACCACCCATGACACTGGATGCCAAGGTCAACAGTGAAATGATCCTGGGCGACCGCTATATGGTATCACATTATTACGGTGAAATGTCGGGAATGCCATTTGAAGGTATTTCAACCATGGGTTTTGACAATGCATCCAAAAAGTATGTGAGTTCATGGATTGATAATATGAGTACGGGCATTATGTATATGGATGGCATATGGCGTGATGATATAAACGGTATTGAATTCAAAGGGAATGGCATTGATCCTGCAACCGGCAAATCAATTCCAATGCGCCAGGTTTTCATATTTAAGGATGAAAAAACGCAGGTGATGCAAATGTATGAAGTAAGGAAAGGCAAGGAAATGAAAACCATGGAGATGACACTGACAAAAATGTAA
- a CDS encoding cupin domain-containing protein has protein sequence MSVADLIESGIVELYCLGIASEEENLLVEQLAVDSPELKAEISAINEVLALYAVEGSKLKPSQKMKEKIIASLQTSDTPLPSSLPPVLTIQSTVDSWLAYLDSHNIEMPRTDFDLIMKELPGTADYFTYVVFANPGAVVSEEMHEGHEEYLLICKGECEMNIAGQTRQYKEGDFLHIAPGTRHTAVVTGTASMIVIGQRRAA, from the coding sequence ATGTCTGTAGCAGATTTGATCGAATCCGGTATTGTTGAGTTATACTGCCTTGGCATTGCCAGTGAAGAAGAAAATTTGCTGGTAGAACAGCTTGCCGTTGACAGTCCGGAACTGAAGGCGGAGATTAGTGCTATCAATGAAGTGTTGGCGCTATATGCCGTGGAGGGTTCCAAACTGAAGCCATCACAAAAGATGAAAGAAAAGATTATTGCATCCCTTCAAACTTCAGACACCCCTTTACCATCCAGCCTTCCGCCTGTATTAACAATTCAATCAACTGTAGATTCCTGGCTGGCCTATCTCGACAGTCATAACATTGAAATGCCGCGTACTGATTTTGATCTCATCATGAAAGAGCTTCCGGGAACAGCAGATTATTTCACCTATGTTGTGTTTGCCAATCCAGGCGCTGTTGTATCGGAGGAGATGCATGAAGGACACGAGGAATACCTCCTGATTTGCAAAGGAGAATGTGAGATGAACATTGCAGGTCAGACAAGACAATATAAGGAAGGTGATTTTCTCCACATTGCGCCCGGAACAAGGCATACTGCCGTTGTTACCGGTACAGCATCGATGATCGTAATCGGTCAAAGACGCGCTGCGTGA
- a CDS encoding DUF1295 domain-containing protein, whose translation MLKRYRKEIIRYSVIFFAYILSFGAGFLFIFFFQDQQSILATSFYADVIATVVIFVIGLLFRNASFYDPYWSLAPFALCFYWTFMSQINYTMRFEYLMLALAVWGSRLTFNWARGWKSVKQEDWRYGLLRKKTGAYFPLVNFFGIHLFPTAIVFCAMLPAYYAVRQQAYESGILDVLAFLICLCATLIELIADDQQRSFREDRKDERDFCTIGLWRYSRHPNYFGEVLFWWGIYLFALAASISFWWTIIGPILMTMMFIFISIPMMEEHMLAKNPQYVQYQRYIAMLVPWY comes from the coding sequence CTTGTCTTTTGGCGCCGGATTCCTGTTTATCTTTTTTTTTCAGGATCAGCAATCCATTCTGGCCACCTCATTTTATGCTGATGTGATAGCAACGGTGGTGATATTCGTGATAGGTTTGCTGTTCCGGAATGCCAGCTTTTATGACCCTTACTGGAGCCTTGCACCATTTGCACTCTGTTTTTACTGGACATTTATGAGCCAGATCAATTACACCATGCGGTTCGAATACCTGATGCTGGCTTTAGCCGTGTGGGGCAGCCGTCTGACTTTCAACTGGGCACGGGGATGGAAAAGTGTGAAGCAGGAAGACTGGCGATATGGATTGTTACGCAAGAAAACCGGCGCTTATTTTCCTCTGGTTAACTTTTTCGGTATTCATCTTTTTCCAACTGCCATCGTTTTCTGCGCCATGTTACCGGCATACTATGCCGTGAGACAGCAGGCGTATGAATCGGGCATTCTCGATGTGCTGGCATTCCTGATCTGCTTGTGTGCCACATTGATTGAACTGATTGCGGATGATCAGCAGCGTAGTTTCCGTGAAGACCGGAAGGACGAACGCGACTTCTGCACCATTGGTTTGTGGCGGTATTCACGTCATCCCAACTATTTCGGCGAGGTTCTTTTCTGGTGGGGCATTTACCTCTTTGCACTGGCGGCAAGCATATCTTTCTGGTGGACGATTATTGGCCCGATACTAATGACTATGATGTTTATTTTCATCAGCATTCCCATGATGGAGGAACATATGCTTGCTAAAAACCCGCAGTACGTCCAGTATCAGCGTTATATAGCGATGCTGGTGCCGTGGTATTAA